In the genome of Dermacentor andersoni chromosome 3, qqDerAnde1_hic_scaffold, whole genome shotgun sequence, one region contains:
- the LOC140216284 gene encoding histone H1-like, whose product MITAAAAPAASSAPQNPKKAARAAGKPRTTASHPKVSAMVNASTGELKERGGSSLQAIKKHMAATYKVDVEKLSPFIRKYLKSAVTLGALVQTKGKGASGSFKLAAGAAAGETKKAKAAGVVKKAAKKPARKAPKKYPKKVVVKKAKPACLPACLPACLPACLPACLPGRA is encoded by the exons ATGAT cACAGCCGCAGCAGCGCCGGCCGCGTCGTCGGCACCCCAGAACCCCAAGAAGGCGGCACGCGCAGCCGGCAAGCCCCGCACCACGGCCAGCCACCCCAAGGTGTCGGCCATGGTGAACGCGTCCACCGGCGAGCTGAAGGAGCGCGGAGGGTCGTCGCTGCAGGCCATCAAGAAGCACATGGCGGCCACCTACAAGGTGGACGTGGAGAAGCTGTCGCCGTTTATCCGCAAGTACCTCAAGTCGGCCGTCACCTTGGGCGCGCTGGTCCAGACCAAAGGCAAGGGCGCCAGCGGTTCGTTCAAGCTGGCTGCGGGCGCCGCTGCGGGCGAGACGAAAAAGGCCAAGGCTGCAGGAGTCGTCAAGAAAGCCGCCAAGAAGCCCGCCAGGAAGGCTCCCAAGAAGTATCCCAAGAAGGTGGTGGTCAAGAAGGCcaagcctgcctgcctgcctgcctgcctgcctgcctgcctgcctgcctgcctgcctgcctgcctgcct GGAAGAGCATAA